In Haemophilus parainfluenzae, one DNA window encodes the following:
- a CDS encoding replication initiation protein, whose amino-acid sequence MTDTSLTISKANSFVQASYSMTLDEMRILSLTLGVFNPENPIKRGFDFTIADFCKHFPDVDEKSAYTQVRNAILKISKRWIVLVDNEKELTEVVLVNKRTYFKKEGRFYIEFHEDLLPYIAQLHNNFTKYQLVNIGAFSSTHTIRLYELCSQYRDTGWRQTSVDELKDWLQVSDKYDRYNNFNQRVLTPAIDEINAKSDLLVSVEPIKRGRSIVSLKFTIKSKKSAVKIEQKRPAFPHKNKYGSFVKFDAQNPKFSSHEYAIYAKDCLLKLDGFYEVIDDVPLDDLVHYAKFLAVNESHKSKFGKERDIWAELKKRGYKLSLYELVEIPKNQIDFVE is encoded by the coding sequence ATGACTGATACATCATTAACAATTTCTAAAGCTAATAGTTTTGTTCAAGCTAGTTATTCCATGACTCTTGATGAAATGAGAATTTTGTCTTTGACGCTAGGTGTTTTTAATCCTGAAAATCCTATTAAACGTGGGTTTGATTTTACTATTGCGGATTTCTGTAAGCATTTTCCTGATGTTGATGAAAAATCAGCTTATACCCAGGTTAGGAATGCAATACTTAAAATATCAAAGCGTTGGATTGTATTGGTAGATAATGAAAAAGAATTAACTGAAGTGGTTTTAGTTAATAAGAGAACATATTTCAAAAAAGAAGGGCGTTTTTATATCGAATTCCATGAGGATTTACTACCCTATATCGCGCAGTTGCATAATAACTTTACTAAATATCAATTGGTAAATATTGGTGCTTTTTCTAGTACGCATACAATTCGATTATATGAATTATGCTCTCAATATAGGGATACAGGGTGGAGACAAACAAGTGTTGATGAGCTTAAAGATTGGTTACAAGTTTCGGATAAATACGATAGATATAATAATTTTAACCAGCGTGTTTTAACGCCCGCTATTGATGAAATCAATGCTAAATCGGATCTTCTTGTAAGTGTTGAGCCGATCAAGCGAGGGCGCAGCATTGTTTCGTTAAAGTTTACAATTAAAAGCAAGAAAAGTGCGGTAAAAATCGAACAGAAACGCCCGGCGTTCCCCCATAAAAACAAGTATGGTTCTTTCGTTAAGTTTGATGCGCAAAATCCAAAGTTTAGCTCGCATGAATACGCTATTTACGCTAAGGATTGTCTATTAAAGCTAGATGGTTTTTATGAGGTGATAGATGATGTGCCGCTAGATGACCTGGTGCATTATGCTAAATTTTTAGCGGTCAATGAAAGTCATAAGTCAAAATTTGGGAAAGAGCGTGATATTTGGGCTGAATTGAAAAAGAGAGGTTATAAGCTATCACTTTATGAATTAGTAGAGATACCTAAAAATCAGATAGATTTTGTTGAATAG